In Bombus fervidus isolate BK054 chromosome 13, iyBomFerv1, whole genome shotgun sequence, a single genomic region encodes these proteins:
- the Msi gene encoding RNA-binding protein musashi isoform X1, with translation MAAASFPPNFSNVGILENCAGMEAANGAIEHDFHNALVPINGSHSGSSGRSTPNGGDPAPGKLFVGGLSWQTSSEKLREYFGMFGTVTDVLIMKDPVTQRSRGFGFITFAEPGSVDKVLKCPIHTLDGKKIDPKHATPKNRAKQANRTKKIFVGGVSQDTSSDEVKAYFNQFGKVEETVMLMDQQTKRHRGFGFVTFENEDVVDRVCEIHFHTIKNKKVECKKAQPKEAVQPGALTLGKRVVLGALGVRLAPQPPLPVAAASQIVAAQAQAQVQAAAAAAAAAQVQNAVAGYGKLFASSYPALSAYRYAPYPIPAAAVAAAAAAAAPAPAPAPPAAAAAAAAAAAATPAAAAAAAAAPANPYQGYSLTNVDMSSFQGVDWGSMYGMGMYV, from the exons CGCCGGCATGGAGGCGGCGAACGGTGCGATCGAACACGATTTTCACAATGCCCTGGTGCCTATAAACGGTAGCCATTCCGGCAGCTCCGGTAGGAGTACACCGAATGGCGGCGACCCGGCACCTGGCAAACTCTTCGTCGGTGGCTTGTCTTGGCAGACCAGCAGCGAGAAGCTTAGGGAATACTTTGGCATGTTCGGTACCGTCACCGATGTCCTGATCATGAAGGATCCGGTTACACAG CGTAGTCGCGGCTTCGGTTTCATCACGTTCGCCGAGCCCGGTAGCGTGGACAAGGTGCTGAAGTGTCCAATCCACACATTGGACGGGAAGAAGATCGACCCTAAACACGCGACGCCGAAGAACCGCGCGAAACAGGCGAATCGCACGAAGAAGATATTTGTCGGCGGCGTGAGTCAGGACACTAGCAGCGACGAAGTGAAGGCCTACTTCAACCAGTTCGGCAAGGTGGAGGAAACGGTGATGCTGATGGACCAACAGACAAAGCGGCATCGTGGCTTCGGATTCGTCACCTTCGAGAACGAGGACGTGGTGGACCGCGTGTGCGAGATTCATTTCCATACTATCAAAAATAAGAAGGTCGAGTGCAAGAAGGCTCAACCCAAGGAGGCGGTTCAGCCAGGCGCGTTGACCCTCGGGAAGAGGGTGGTTTTGGGAGCGTTGGGCGTTCGACTGGCGCCACAGCCTCCACTGCCGGTTGCCGCGGCCTCGCAGATCGTCGCGGCTCAGGCGCAGGCCCAAGTGCAAGCTGCCGCGGCCGCGGCTGCGGCTGCCCAGGTACAAAACGCCGTCGCCGGATACGGAAAACTGTTCGCCAGCAGTTACCCGGCTTTGTCCGCGTATCGATACGCGCCGTACCCGATCCCGGCGGCGGCGGTCGCCGCAGCCGCGGCCGCAGCAGCGCCGGCCCCAGCTCCGGCTCCACCGGCAGCCGCCGCCGCCGCAGCTGCCGCGGCAGCAGCCACTCCTGCAGCGGCTGCCGCGGCTGCGGCTGCGCCCGCCAACCCCTACCAGGGATACTCGCTCACCAACGTCGACATGTCCAGCTTCCAGGGCGTCGACTGGGGTTCCATGTATGGAATGGGCATGTACGTTTAA
- the Msi gene encoding RNA-binding protein musashi isoform X2 yields MFPYTTFPAVGAGMEAANGAIEHDFHNALVPINGSHSGSSGRSTPNGGDPAPGKLFVGGLSWQTSSEKLREYFGMFGTVTDVLIMKDPVTQRSRGFGFITFAEPGSVDKVLKCPIHTLDGKKIDPKHATPKNRAKQANRTKKIFVGGVSQDTSSDEVKAYFNQFGKVEETVMLMDQQTKRHRGFGFVTFENEDVVDRVCEIHFHTIKNKKVECKKAQPKEAVQPGALTLGKRVVLGALGVRLAPQPPLPVAAASQIVAAQAQAQVQAAAAAAAAAQVQNAVAGYGKLFASSYPALSAYRYAPYPIPAAAVAAAAAAAAPAPAPAPPAAAAAAAAAAAATPAAAAAAAAAPANPYQGYSLTNVDMSSFQGVDWGSMYGMGMYV; encoded by the exons CGCCGGCATGGAGGCGGCGAACGGTGCGATCGAACACGATTTTCACAATGCCCTGGTGCCTATAAACGGTAGCCATTCCGGCAGCTCCGGTAGGAGTACACCGAATGGCGGCGACCCGGCACCTGGCAAACTCTTCGTCGGTGGCTTGTCTTGGCAGACCAGCAGCGAGAAGCTTAGGGAATACTTTGGCATGTTCGGTACCGTCACCGATGTCCTGATCATGAAGGATCCGGTTACACAG CGTAGTCGCGGCTTCGGTTTCATCACGTTCGCCGAGCCCGGTAGCGTGGACAAGGTGCTGAAGTGTCCAATCCACACATTGGACGGGAAGAAGATCGACCCTAAACACGCGACGCCGAAGAACCGCGCGAAACAGGCGAATCGCACGAAGAAGATATTTGTCGGCGGCGTGAGTCAGGACACTAGCAGCGACGAAGTGAAGGCCTACTTCAACCAGTTCGGCAAGGTGGAGGAAACGGTGATGCTGATGGACCAACAGACAAAGCGGCATCGTGGCTTCGGATTCGTCACCTTCGAGAACGAGGACGTGGTGGACCGCGTGTGCGAGATTCATTTCCATACTATCAAAAATAAGAAGGTCGAGTGCAAGAAGGCTCAACCCAAGGAGGCGGTTCAGCCAGGCGCGTTGACCCTCGGGAAGAGGGTGGTTTTGGGAGCGTTGGGCGTTCGACTGGCGCCACAGCCTCCACTGCCGGTTGCCGCGGCCTCGCAGATCGTCGCGGCTCAGGCGCAGGCCCAAGTGCAAGCTGCCGCGGCCGCGGCTGCGGCTGCCCAGGTACAAAACGCCGTCGCCGGATACGGAAAACTGTTCGCCAGCAGTTACCCGGCTTTGTCCGCGTATCGATACGCGCCGTACCCGATCCCGGCGGCGGCGGTCGCCGCAGCCGCGGCCGCAGCAGCGCCGGCCCCAGCTCCGGCTCCACCGGCAGCCGCCGCCGCCGCAGCTGCCGCGGCAGCAGCCACTCCTGCAGCGGCTGCCGCGGCTGCGGCTGCGCCCGCCAACCCCTACCAGGGATACTCGCTCACCAACGTCGACATGTCCAGCTTCCAGGGCGTCGACTGGGGTTCCATGTATGGAATGGGCATGTACGTTTAA
- the Msi gene encoding RNA-binding protein musashi isoform X3: protein MLYCLSAGMEAANGAIEHDFHNALVPINGSHSGSSGRSTPNGGDPAPGKLFVGGLSWQTSSEKLREYFGMFGTVTDVLIMKDPVTQRSRGFGFITFAEPGSVDKVLKCPIHTLDGKKIDPKHATPKNRAKQANRTKKIFVGGVSQDTSSDEVKAYFNQFGKVEETVMLMDQQTKRHRGFGFVTFENEDVVDRVCEIHFHTIKNKKVECKKAQPKEAVQPGALTLGKRVVLGALGVRLAPQPPLPVAAASQIVAAQAQAQVQAAAAAAAAAQVQNAVAGYGKLFASSYPALSAYRYAPYPIPAAAVAAAAAAAAPAPAPAPPAAAAAAAAAAAATPAAAAAAAAAPANPYQGYSLTNVDMSSFQGVDWGSMYGMGMYV, encoded by the exons ATGCTGTATTGTCTCTC CGCCGGCATGGAGGCGGCGAACGGTGCGATCGAACACGATTTTCACAATGCCCTGGTGCCTATAAACGGTAGCCATTCCGGCAGCTCCGGTAGGAGTACACCGAATGGCGGCGACCCGGCACCTGGCAAACTCTTCGTCGGTGGCTTGTCTTGGCAGACCAGCAGCGAGAAGCTTAGGGAATACTTTGGCATGTTCGGTACCGTCACCGATGTCCTGATCATGAAGGATCCGGTTACACAG CGTAGTCGCGGCTTCGGTTTCATCACGTTCGCCGAGCCCGGTAGCGTGGACAAGGTGCTGAAGTGTCCAATCCACACATTGGACGGGAAGAAGATCGACCCTAAACACGCGACGCCGAAGAACCGCGCGAAACAGGCGAATCGCACGAAGAAGATATTTGTCGGCGGCGTGAGTCAGGACACTAGCAGCGACGAAGTGAAGGCCTACTTCAACCAGTTCGGCAAGGTGGAGGAAACGGTGATGCTGATGGACCAACAGACAAAGCGGCATCGTGGCTTCGGATTCGTCACCTTCGAGAACGAGGACGTGGTGGACCGCGTGTGCGAGATTCATTTCCATACTATCAAAAATAAGAAGGTCGAGTGCAAGAAGGCTCAACCCAAGGAGGCGGTTCAGCCAGGCGCGTTGACCCTCGGGAAGAGGGTGGTTTTGGGAGCGTTGGGCGTTCGACTGGCGCCACAGCCTCCACTGCCGGTTGCCGCGGCCTCGCAGATCGTCGCGGCTCAGGCGCAGGCCCAAGTGCAAGCTGCCGCGGCCGCGGCTGCGGCTGCCCAGGTACAAAACGCCGTCGCCGGATACGGAAAACTGTTCGCCAGCAGTTACCCGGCTTTGTCCGCGTATCGATACGCGCCGTACCCGATCCCGGCGGCGGCGGTCGCCGCAGCCGCGGCCGCAGCAGCGCCGGCCCCAGCTCCGGCTCCACCGGCAGCCGCCGCCGCCGCAGCTGCCGCGGCAGCAGCCACTCCTGCAGCGGCTGCCGCGGCTGCGGCTGCGCCCGCCAACCCCTACCAGGGATACTCGCTCACCAACGTCGACATGTCCAGCTTCCAGGGCGTCGACTGGGGTTCCATGTATGGAATGGGCATGTACGTTTAA